The following DNA comes from Streptomyces pristinaespiralis.
GCCCGTCTCGCCGACGATGCGCGGGTAGGAACGGTACTTCTCGATGTTGTTGCCGACCGTCTTCCACAGGTGCTGGAAGGTCTTGGTCGAGCCGGTGAAGTGGATACCGGCGAGCATCGGGTGCTCGAGGGCCACCTCGGAGACGGCGATGCCGTCGCCCGTCACCAGGTTGATGACGCCCTTCGGCAGACCGGCCTCCTCCAGCAGCTGCATCAGCAGCACGGCGGCGTGGGTCTGCGTCGGGGACGGCTTCCAGACGACGACGTTGCCCATCAGCGCGGGCGCGGTCGGCAGGTTGCCGGCGATGGCGGTGAAGTTGAACGGGGTGATCGCGTAGACGAAGCCCTCGAGCGGACGGTGGTCCAGACGGTTCCACACGCCCGGCGAGTTGGCCGGGGGCTGCTCGGCGAGCAGGTCACGCGCGTACTTGACGTTGAAGCGCCAGAAGTCGATCAGCTCGCAGGGGGTGTCGATCTCCGCCTGCTGCGCGGTCTTGGACTGACCGAGCATGGTGGAGGCGGCGAGCGTCTCGCGCCACGGGCCGGCCAGCAGCTCGGCGGCGCGCAGGATGATCGCGGCGCGGTCGTCGAACGACATCGCGCGCCAGGCCGGGGCGGCGGCGAGGGCGGCGTCGATCGCGTCCTGCGCGTCCTGCTGGGTGGCCGCGGCGAAGGTGCCGATGACGGCCTTGTGGTTGTGCGGCTGTACGACGTCGACACGCTCGCCGCCGCCCATCCGCTTCACACCGCCGATGGTCATCGGCAGCTCGATCGGGTTGTCGGCCAGCTCCTTGAGCTTGGCCTCGAGGCGGGCGCGCTCGGGCGAACCGGGGGCGTAGCCGTGCACCGGCTCGTTGACCGGGGCGGGGACCTGGGTGACAGCGTCCATGGGTTCCGTTGCTCCTTA
Coding sequences within:
- the pruA gene encoding L-glutamate gamma-semialdehyde dehydrogenase, with amino-acid sequence MDAVTQVPAPVNEPVHGYAPGSPERARLEAKLKELADNPIELPMTIGGVKRMGGGERVDVVQPHNHKAVIGTFAAATQQDAQDAIDAALAAAPAWRAMSFDDRAAIILRAAELLAGPWRETLAASTMLGQSKTAQQAEIDTPCELIDFWRFNVKYARDLLAEQPPANSPGVWNRLDHRPLEGFVYAITPFNFTAIAGNLPTAPALMGNVVVWKPSPTQTHAAVLLMQLLEEAGLPKGVINLVTGDGIAVSEVALEHPMLAGIHFTGSTKTFQHLWKTVGNNIEKYRSYPRIVGETGGKDFVVAHPSADRAVLKTALTRGSFEFQGQKCSASSRAYVPASIWNSGFKEEFAAEVDGIRMGDVTDLSNFVGAVIDERAFAKNKAAIDRAKSDPSCTVVAGGTYDDSVGYFVRPTVIECSDAANEVFTTEYFGPILAVHVYEDDKYEEMLEQMESVSAYALTGSIIAGDRAAAAHAMEKLRYAAGNFYINDKSTGAVVGQQPFGGGRASGTNDKAGAPQNLMRWTLTRAIKETLVPPTDYSYPHMG